Proteins found in one Mangifera indica cultivar Alphonso chromosome 15, CATAS_Mindica_2.1, whole genome shotgun sequence genomic segment:
- the LOC123197406 gene encoding chaperone protein dnaJ 6-like: protein MGKGKGKGKGKKTRVSLEEEEDEEVNHENLNESSSNEKNLYEVLGVERSASQQEIKKAYYKLALRLHPDKNPGDEEAKEKFQQLQKVISILGDEEKRALYDQTGCVDDADLAGDVVQNLKEYFGAIYKKVTEADIEEFEANHRGSDSEKKDLVDLYKKYKGHMNRLFCSMLCSDPKLDSHRFKDILDEAIGAGELKATKAYQKWATKVSETRPPTSPLKRKEKSNKQSESDLLAIISRRRTERKDRFDSMFSSLVSKYGGVSAGSEPTDEEFEAAQKKLESRRASKKSKRK from the exons ATGGGGAAGggaaagggaaagggaaagggaaagaaaactaGGGTTTcccttgaagaagaagaagatgaagaagtaAATCACGAGAATCTGAATGAATCTTCGTCGAATGAGAAGAACCTTTACGAG GTTCTTGGTGTTGAAAGGTCAGCATCacaacaagaaataaagaaaGCGTATTATAAGTTGGCCTTGCGACTCCACCCTGATAAAAATCCTGGTGATGAG GAAGCAAAGGAGAAATTTCAGCAATTGCAAAAGGTCATATCAATTCTTGGTGATGAGGAAAAACGGGCACTTTATGATCAGACTGGTTGTGTTGATGATGCT GATCTTGCAGGGGATGttgttcaaaatttgaaagaatattTTGGAGCTATTTACAAAAAG GTCACTGAGGCTGATATTGAAGAGTTTGAAGCAAACCATAGGGGATCTGATTCAGAAAAGAAAGATTTGGTTGATCTGTATAAAAAGTACAAGGGGCATATGAACAG GCTCTTCTGTTCAATGCTCTGTTCAGATCCTAAACTTGATTCACATCGTTTCAAGGATATTCTTGATGAGGCAATAGGTGCAG GAGAACTGAAAGCTACTAAAGCTTACCAAAAGTGGGCAACAAAAGTATCTGAAACTAGACCACCTACGAGtcctttgaaaagaaaggaGAA aTCAAACAAGCAATCTGAATCAGATCTATTGGCAATTATATCTCGACGCCGAACTGAGAGGAAGGACCGGTTTGACTCCATGTTCTCATCATTGGTGTCTAAGTATGGTGGTGTTAGTGCAGGTTCAGAGCCCACTGATGAAGAATTCGAGGCTGCACAGAAGAAACTTGAGAGCCGTAGGGCCTCAAAAAAATCAAAGCGGAAGTAA
- the LOC123197740 gene encoding serine/threonine-protein kinase Nek6-like isoform X1 — MQALMESENGDIKSKLEDYEVIEQIGRGSFGAAFLVLHKIERKKYVLKKIRLAKQTEKFKRTAHQEMDLISKLDNPYIVDYKDAWVDKGNCVCTVTGYCEGGDMAEIIKKASGTYFSEEKICKWLTQLLLAVDYLHSNRVIHRDLKCSNIFLTKENDVCLGDFGLAKLLNIEDLASSVVGTPNYMCPELLADIPYGYKSDIWSLGCCMFEIAAHQPAFRAPDMAALINKINRSAISPLPIVYSSTLKQIIKSMLRKNPEHRPTASELLRHPHLQPHLLRCRNPSTVYLPITPTNSMKEKTPRKSPSSKRISGRDKVHREAMAPNLLEKMFEKNTHGQPNSSPHNKPTSTTSTEDNLETKKVDPTSYTLEVDISSSITNFKDRSTETEIGVFNGGKLADSNGMTQKDSTDLELTSESTPNSRHVVQEEPAATAAHFQHSEEVGVTAVRTEDQKPVCNKVVEETEIDAVRSAPEDCEKLMMCSQGCNDNTESPHDRSSSLAVYEPDVAPESCLPKIKSQNGHTGDSHMDYLSDSNEVHPCDDDQKAKPDKISSFMQIVEDRSNNVNLTPSDISLLSTLTGICGDESRSEWENPRQQRADALESLLELCARLLKHDKREELAGVLKPFGEEAVSSRETAIWLTKCLMSAQKLNGGT; from the exons ATGCAA GCCCTCATGGAGTCTGAAAATGGCGATATTAAGTCCAAACTTGAAGATTATGAAGTAATTGAACAGATTGGAAGGGGATCATTTGGAGCTGCTTTTCTTGTTCTGCacaaaattgagagaaaaaa GTATGTACTGAAGAAGATTCGCTTGGCCAAGCAAACTGAGAAATTTAAGCGTACAGCACATCAAGAG ATGGATTTGATTTCCAAATTGGATAACCCATACATTGTGGACTACAAAGATGCATGGGTAGACAAG GGAAACTGTGTCTGTACTGTAACTGGCTACTGTGAAGGAGGAGACAT GGCTGAGATAATAAAGAAGGCCAGCGGAACATACTTCTCAGAGGAG AAAATCTGTAAATGGCTGACCCAGTTGTTGCTAGCTGTAGACTACCTACACTCCAACCGTGTCATCCACAGAGATCTTAAG TGTTCCAACATATTCCTTACAAAGGAGAATGACGTCTGTCTAG GTGATTTTGGACTGGCAAAACTACTCAACATAGAAGACCTTGCTTCCTCA GTTGTTGGCACCCCCAACTACATGTGCCCTGAGCTTCTAGCAGATATACCTTATGGCTATAAGTCTGATATCTGGTCACTTG GTTGCTGTATGTTTGAAATTGCTGCACACCAACCAGCATTTAGAGCTCCT GATATGGCTGCACTCATCAACAAAATAAACAGATCTGCCATTTCACCTCTCCCAATTGTATATTCATCCACGCT gaaacaaataattaaaagcatGCTAAGGAAGAACCCAGAACACAGACCAACA gctTCAGAACTGTTAAGGCATCCACATTTGCAGCCGCATCTCCTGAGGTGCCGAAACCCATCTACTGTTTATCTTCCAATTACACCTACAAACAGCATGAAGGAGAAGACACCTAGAAAATCACCATCTAGCAAACGTATTAGTGGCAGAGACAAGGTACACAGAGAGGCAATGGCACCAAACCTATTGGAAAAGATGTTTGAGAAAAATACTCATGGACAGCCAAACAGTTCACCACACAACAAGCCAACTTCCACAACTAGTACAGAAGACAACCTTGAAACCAAGAAAGTTGATCCTACTAGCTATACATTGGAAGTGGACATATCTAGCTCTATCACTAATTTTAAAGACAGGTCCACTGAAACTGAGATAGGCGTTTTCAACGGAGGCAAGCTAGCTGACTCTAATGGCATGACTCAAAAGGACAGCACTGATCTTGAGTTAACTTCCGAGAGCACTCCAAATTCTAGGCATGTGGTACAAGAAGAACCTGCTGCCACTGCTGCACATTTTCAACACTCAGAAGAAGTTGGTGTCACGGCTGTGAGGACGGAAGATCAAAAACCAGTTTGCAATAAAGTTGTTGAAGAAACTGAAATAGATGCAGTGCGTTCTGCACCTGAAGATTGCGAGAAGTTGATGATGTGCAGCCAAGGCTGCAATGACAACACTGAATCCCCTCATGATAGAAGCTCTTCATTGGCTGTATATGAACCTGATGTAGCACCTGAAAGCTGTTTACCAAAGATAAAAAGCCAAAATGGACATACTGGAGATTCTCACATGGACTACTTGTCTGACAGCAATGAGGTACATCCTTGTGACGATGACCAAAAAGCAAAACCAGATAAAATTAGTTCCTTTATGCAAATAGTTGAGGATCGTAGCAATAATGTTAATCTAACACCAAGTGACATCTCATTACTAAGTACACTTACTGGAATATGCGGCGATGAAAGCCGGAGTGAATGGGAGAATCCAAGGCAACAAAGAGCTGATGCTTTAGAATCTCTTCTGGAGCTCTGTGCAAGGCTACTTAAGCACGATAAACGTGAAGAGCTTGCTGGTGTGCTGAAACCATTTGGTGAAGAAGCTGTCTCATCAAGAGAAACAGCAATTTGGTTAACAAAATGCCTCATGTCTGCTCAAAAGCTTAATGGGGGAACCTAA
- the LOC123197740 gene encoding serine/threonine-protein kinase Nek6-like isoform X2, translating into MESENGDIKSKLEDYEVIEQIGRGSFGAAFLVLHKIERKKYVLKKIRLAKQTEKFKRTAHQEMDLISKLDNPYIVDYKDAWVDKGNCVCTVTGYCEGGDMAEIIKKASGTYFSEEKICKWLTQLLLAVDYLHSNRVIHRDLKCSNIFLTKENDVCLGDFGLAKLLNIEDLASSVVGTPNYMCPELLADIPYGYKSDIWSLGCCMFEIAAHQPAFRAPDMAALINKINRSAISPLPIVYSSTLKQIIKSMLRKNPEHRPTASELLRHPHLQPHLLRCRNPSTVYLPITPTNSMKEKTPRKSPSSKRISGRDKVHREAMAPNLLEKMFEKNTHGQPNSSPHNKPTSTTSTEDNLETKKVDPTSYTLEVDISSSITNFKDRSTETEIGVFNGGKLADSNGMTQKDSTDLELTSESTPNSRHVVQEEPAATAAHFQHSEEVGVTAVRTEDQKPVCNKVVEETEIDAVRSAPEDCEKLMMCSQGCNDNTESPHDRSSSLAVYEPDVAPESCLPKIKSQNGHTGDSHMDYLSDSNEVHPCDDDQKAKPDKISSFMQIVEDRSNNVNLTPSDISLLSTLTGICGDESRSEWENPRQQRADALESLLELCARLLKHDKREELAGVLKPFGEEAVSSRETAIWLTKCLMSAQKLNGGT; encoded by the exons ATGGAGTCTGAAAATGGCGATATTAAGTCCAAACTTGAAGATTATGAAGTAATTGAACAGATTGGAAGGGGATCATTTGGAGCTGCTTTTCTTGTTCTGCacaaaattgagagaaaaaa GTATGTACTGAAGAAGATTCGCTTGGCCAAGCAAACTGAGAAATTTAAGCGTACAGCACATCAAGAG ATGGATTTGATTTCCAAATTGGATAACCCATACATTGTGGACTACAAAGATGCATGGGTAGACAAG GGAAACTGTGTCTGTACTGTAACTGGCTACTGTGAAGGAGGAGACAT GGCTGAGATAATAAAGAAGGCCAGCGGAACATACTTCTCAGAGGAG AAAATCTGTAAATGGCTGACCCAGTTGTTGCTAGCTGTAGACTACCTACACTCCAACCGTGTCATCCACAGAGATCTTAAG TGTTCCAACATATTCCTTACAAAGGAGAATGACGTCTGTCTAG GTGATTTTGGACTGGCAAAACTACTCAACATAGAAGACCTTGCTTCCTCA GTTGTTGGCACCCCCAACTACATGTGCCCTGAGCTTCTAGCAGATATACCTTATGGCTATAAGTCTGATATCTGGTCACTTG GTTGCTGTATGTTTGAAATTGCTGCACACCAACCAGCATTTAGAGCTCCT GATATGGCTGCACTCATCAACAAAATAAACAGATCTGCCATTTCACCTCTCCCAATTGTATATTCATCCACGCT gaaacaaataattaaaagcatGCTAAGGAAGAACCCAGAACACAGACCAACA gctTCAGAACTGTTAAGGCATCCACATTTGCAGCCGCATCTCCTGAGGTGCCGAAACCCATCTACTGTTTATCTTCCAATTACACCTACAAACAGCATGAAGGAGAAGACACCTAGAAAATCACCATCTAGCAAACGTATTAGTGGCAGAGACAAGGTACACAGAGAGGCAATGGCACCAAACCTATTGGAAAAGATGTTTGAGAAAAATACTCATGGACAGCCAAACAGTTCACCACACAACAAGCCAACTTCCACAACTAGTACAGAAGACAACCTTGAAACCAAGAAAGTTGATCCTACTAGCTATACATTGGAAGTGGACATATCTAGCTCTATCACTAATTTTAAAGACAGGTCCACTGAAACTGAGATAGGCGTTTTCAACGGAGGCAAGCTAGCTGACTCTAATGGCATGACTCAAAAGGACAGCACTGATCTTGAGTTAACTTCCGAGAGCACTCCAAATTCTAGGCATGTGGTACAAGAAGAACCTGCTGCCACTGCTGCACATTTTCAACACTCAGAAGAAGTTGGTGTCACGGCTGTGAGGACGGAAGATCAAAAACCAGTTTGCAATAAAGTTGTTGAAGAAACTGAAATAGATGCAGTGCGTTCTGCACCTGAAGATTGCGAGAAGTTGATGATGTGCAGCCAAGGCTGCAATGACAACACTGAATCCCCTCATGATAGAAGCTCTTCATTGGCTGTATATGAACCTGATGTAGCACCTGAAAGCTGTTTACCAAAGATAAAAAGCCAAAATGGACATACTGGAGATTCTCACATGGACTACTTGTCTGACAGCAATGAGGTACATCCTTGTGACGATGACCAAAAAGCAAAACCAGATAAAATTAGTTCCTTTATGCAAATAGTTGAGGATCGTAGCAATAATGTTAATCTAACACCAAGTGACATCTCATTACTAAGTACACTTACTGGAATATGCGGCGATGAAAGCCGGAGTGAATGGGAGAATCCAAGGCAACAAAGAGCTGATGCTTTAGAATCTCTTCTGGAGCTCTGTGCAAGGCTACTTAAGCACGATAAACGTGAAGAGCTTGCTGGTGTGCTGAAACCATTTGGTGAAGAAGCTGTCTCATCAAGAGAAACAGCAATTTGGTTAACAAAATGCCTCATGTCTGCTCAAAAGCTTAATGGGGGAACCTAA
- the LOC123197740 gene encoding serine/threonine-protein kinase Nek6-like isoform X3, whose protein sequence is MDLISKLDNPYIVDYKDAWVDKGNCVCTVTGYCEGGDMAEIIKKASGTYFSEEKICKWLTQLLLAVDYLHSNRVIHRDLKCSNIFLTKENDVCLGDFGLAKLLNIEDLASSVVGTPNYMCPELLADIPYGYKSDIWSLGCCMFEIAAHQPAFRAPDMAALINKINRSAISPLPIVYSSTLKQIIKSMLRKNPEHRPTASELLRHPHLQPHLLRCRNPSTVYLPITPTNSMKEKTPRKSPSSKRISGRDKVHREAMAPNLLEKMFEKNTHGQPNSSPHNKPTSTTSTEDNLETKKVDPTSYTLEVDISSSITNFKDRSTETEIGVFNGGKLADSNGMTQKDSTDLELTSESTPNSRHVVQEEPAATAAHFQHSEEVGVTAVRTEDQKPVCNKVVEETEIDAVRSAPEDCEKLMMCSQGCNDNTESPHDRSSSLAVYEPDVAPESCLPKIKSQNGHTGDSHMDYLSDSNEVHPCDDDQKAKPDKISSFMQIVEDRSNNVNLTPSDISLLSTLTGICGDESRSEWENPRQQRADALESLLELCARLLKHDKREELAGVLKPFGEEAVSSRETAIWLTKCLMSAQKLNGGT, encoded by the exons ATGGATTTGATTTCCAAATTGGATAACCCATACATTGTGGACTACAAAGATGCATGGGTAGACAAG GGAAACTGTGTCTGTACTGTAACTGGCTACTGTGAAGGAGGAGACAT GGCTGAGATAATAAAGAAGGCCAGCGGAACATACTTCTCAGAGGAG AAAATCTGTAAATGGCTGACCCAGTTGTTGCTAGCTGTAGACTACCTACACTCCAACCGTGTCATCCACAGAGATCTTAAG TGTTCCAACATATTCCTTACAAAGGAGAATGACGTCTGTCTAG GTGATTTTGGACTGGCAAAACTACTCAACATAGAAGACCTTGCTTCCTCA GTTGTTGGCACCCCCAACTACATGTGCCCTGAGCTTCTAGCAGATATACCTTATGGCTATAAGTCTGATATCTGGTCACTTG GTTGCTGTATGTTTGAAATTGCTGCACACCAACCAGCATTTAGAGCTCCT GATATGGCTGCACTCATCAACAAAATAAACAGATCTGCCATTTCACCTCTCCCAATTGTATATTCATCCACGCT gaaacaaataattaaaagcatGCTAAGGAAGAACCCAGAACACAGACCAACA gctTCAGAACTGTTAAGGCATCCACATTTGCAGCCGCATCTCCTGAGGTGCCGAAACCCATCTACTGTTTATCTTCCAATTACACCTACAAACAGCATGAAGGAGAAGACACCTAGAAAATCACCATCTAGCAAACGTATTAGTGGCAGAGACAAGGTACACAGAGAGGCAATGGCACCAAACCTATTGGAAAAGATGTTTGAGAAAAATACTCATGGACAGCCAAACAGTTCACCACACAACAAGCCAACTTCCACAACTAGTACAGAAGACAACCTTGAAACCAAGAAAGTTGATCCTACTAGCTATACATTGGAAGTGGACATATCTAGCTCTATCACTAATTTTAAAGACAGGTCCACTGAAACTGAGATAGGCGTTTTCAACGGAGGCAAGCTAGCTGACTCTAATGGCATGACTCAAAAGGACAGCACTGATCTTGAGTTAACTTCCGAGAGCACTCCAAATTCTAGGCATGTGGTACAAGAAGAACCTGCTGCCACTGCTGCACATTTTCAACACTCAGAAGAAGTTGGTGTCACGGCTGTGAGGACGGAAGATCAAAAACCAGTTTGCAATAAAGTTGTTGAAGAAACTGAAATAGATGCAGTGCGTTCTGCACCTGAAGATTGCGAGAAGTTGATGATGTGCAGCCAAGGCTGCAATGACAACACTGAATCCCCTCATGATAGAAGCTCTTCATTGGCTGTATATGAACCTGATGTAGCACCTGAAAGCTGTTTACCAAAGATAAAAAGCCAAAATGGACATACTGGAGATTCTCACATGGACTACTTGTCTGACAGCAATGAGGTACATCCTTGTGACGATGACCAAAAAGCAAAACCAGATAAAATTAGTTCCTTTATGCAAATAGTTGAGGATCGTAGCAATAATGTTAATCTAACACCAAGTGACATCTCATTACTAAGTACACTTACTGGAATATGCGGCGATGAAAGCCGGAGTGAATGGGAGAATCCAAGGCAACAAAGAGCTGATGCTTTAGAATCTCTTCTGGAGCTCTGTGCAAGGCTACTTAAGCACGATAAACGTGAAGAGCTTGCTGGTGTGCTGAAACCATTTGGTGAAGAAGCTGTCTCATCAAGAGAAACAGCAATTTGGTTAACAAAATGCCTCATGTCTGCTCAAAAGCTTAATGGGGGAACCTAA